Proteins encoded together in one uncultured Desulfosarcina sp. window:
- a CDS encoding type II toxin-antitoxin system Phd/YefM family antitoxin, with product MHKLKIDQDIRSMSEVRNAMASYIKQVHETKRPVIITQHGKGVAVLLGANEFEAMQEKIDLLSDVQTSLNQLAKGEGISHQKAKAKLLKRVPK from the coding sequence ATGCATAAGCTCAAAATCGATCAAGACATCAGGTCAATGTCGGAAGTCAGAAATGCCATGGCCTCATACATCAAACAGGTCCATGAAACCAAACGTCCAGTTATAATTACGCAGCATGGTAAAGGTGTCGCTGTACTTTTGGGGGCAAATGAGTTTGAAGCCATGCAAGAAAAAATTGACCTTCTTTCAGATGTCCAAACTTCTCTCAACCAACTGGCGAAAGGAGAAGGAATTTCCCACCAGAAGGCAAAAGCCAAATTATTGAAGCGAGTCCCTAAATGA
- a CDS encoding AbrB/MazE/SpoVT family DNA-binding domain-containing protein, giving the protein MMTTLIRIGNSQGVRIPKAIIEQAQLDDKELEFKVLDEGLLIKPARKPRQGWQKQFEKTIKNEQGDELDQEWLDAPLVEDEDWEW; this is encoded by the coding sequence ATGATGACAACACTAATTAGAATTGGAAACTCTCAAGGCGTACGAATTCCAAAAGCAATTATCGAACAAGCGCAGCTTGATGATAAAGAGCTGGAATTTAAAGTGCTTGACGAAGGTTTGTTAATTAAGCCAGCGAGAAAGCCCAGACAGGGTTGGCAAAAACAATTTGAAAAAACAATTAAAAATGAACAGGGTGATGAACTGGATCAAGAGTGGCTGGATGCTCCTCTGGTTGAAGATGAGGATTGGGAATGGTGA
- the pstA gene encoding phosphate ABC transporter permease PstA, with amino-acid sequence MANNDHKMLEGNPAYDRRRKLIQNIFFILFRAAAAANGIALLVIVYFMVVNGWRAISWEFLTQPPMESMTKGGILPCIVGTFCLSFGAIIVALPIGIASAIYLNEYARPGKMVRLIRLGINNLAGVPSVVFGLFGLAFFVVILNMGVSIAAGALTLGAMSLPVIIGSTEEALKSVPDTYREASLGLGATKWQTIWRVVLPSALPGILTGAILGISRAAGETAPIMFTGAVFFTPKLPTSIFNEVMALPYHIYVLATAGTEIEKTRHLQYGTAIVLIALVLGMNLLAIFWRARLRKRLQ; translated from the coding sequence ATGGCAAACAACGATCATAAGATGTTGGAAGGAAACCCCGCCTACGACCGGCGGCGAAAGCTGATACAGAACATCTTTTTCATTCTGTTTCGTGCGGCGGCGGCCGCTAACGGCATCGCTCTGCTGGTGATTGTCTACTTCATGGTGGTCAACGGATGGCGGGCCATCAGCTGGGAGTTCCTCACCCAGCCGCCCATGGAGTCCATGACCAAGGGCGGCATTCTGCCCTGCATCGTGGGCACCTTCTGCCTGAGCTTCGGGGCCATCATCGTGGCGCTGCCCATCGGCATTGCTTCGGCCATCTACCTGAACGAATACGCACGTCCGGGGAAGATGGTGCGCCTGATTCGCCTGGGCATCAACAACCTGGCCGGCGTGCCTTCGGTGGTGTTCGGCCTGTTCGGCCTGGCCTTTTTCGTGGTCATTCTTAACATGGGGGTCAGCATCGCCGCCGGTGCGCTGACCCTGGGGGCCATGTCCCTGCCCGTGATTATCGGATCCACCGAAGAGGCCCTAAAATCGGTTCCCGATACCTATCGTGAGGCCTCTTTAGGACTGGGCGCCACCAAGTGGCAGACCATCTGGCGGGTTGTCCTGCCATCGGCCCTGCCGGGGATTCTCACCGGCGCGATCCTGGGAATCAGCCGGGCGGCCGGCGAAACGGCACCGATCATGTTTACCGGAGCCGTCTTTTTCACGCCCAAACTGCCGACCTCCATATTCAACGAGGTCATGGCGCTGCCCTACCACATCTACGTGCTCGCCACGGCCGGAACGGAGATCGAAAAGACACGGCACCTGCAATACGGCACCGCCATCGTGCTGATCGCCCTGGTTTTGGGTATGAACCTGCTGGCCATCTTCTGGCGCGCGCGCCTGAGAAAACGATTGCAATAA
- a CDS encoding sulfite exporter TauE/SafE family protein, which produces MSVSFLLLTAVFLISLILTMVGLGGGLIFSPLFVLLGFTKVDAASASLFLNLIAAASAAYTYSRKKMVDFALAVPLIASSSLAAPVGSYINARVDLKYFLIVMAAVLALSGGRMLITPDAQTAATAIPPFRKIVGGVVIGACIGLLGGFLGIGGGVFIVPLLIYVLKTPTKIAAASSTFIVCFSSLTGFLGYASMGQVNWGFILPAALASFAGGQAGARIMSSRLKDKTIRTIFSVMLFILCAKLLHRALCGM; this is translated from the coding sequence ATGTCGGTTTCGTTCCTGCTTCTCACCGCTGTTTTCCTGATCTCGCTGATCCTGACCATGGTGGGCCTGGGCGGCGGTCTGATTTTCTCCCCCCTGTTCGTCCTTCTCGGGTTTACCAAGGTCGATGCGGCCTCGGCATCGCTTTTTCTGAACCTTATCGCCGCAGCCTCGGCAGCCTATACCTATTCGCGCAAAAAAATGGTGGACTTCGCCCTTGCCGTGCCGCTGATCGCTTCCTCCAGCCTGGCCGCACCCGTCGGCTCGTACATCAATGCACGCGTCGACCTTAAATATTTTTTGATCGTCATGGCAGCGGTACTGGCGCTGTCCGGCGGACGCATGCTGATAACACCCGACGCTCAAACCGCTGCGACGGCCATACCGCCTTTTCGAAAAATCGTGGGAGGAGTTGTGATCGGGGCCTGCATCGGTCTGTTGGGAGGGTTTCTGGGCATCGGCGGGGGGGTGTTTATTGTGCCGCTCCTGATCTATGTTCTCAAGACACCGACAAAAATCGCAGCGGCATCCTCCACCTTCATTGTCTGTTTTTCCTCGTTGACCGGTTTTCTGGGCTATGCTTCCATGGGCCAGGTCAACTGGGGTTTTATCCTGCCGGCGGCCTTGGCTTCCTTTGCCGGTGGCCAGGCCGGAGCAAGGATCATGAGCAGTCGTCTCAAAGACAAAACCATTCGTACCATTTTCAGTGTCATGCTTTTTATCTTGTGCGCCAAGCTGCTGCATCGGGCGCTTTGCGGTATGTAA
- a CDS encoding amidohydrolase family protein — protein sequence MSKSKRSKNDCDHPIGCGCAPTLFVNMMEDAGRELSRRQFIRGVGVAGGMLAFGSLLPSCSDSKPLKEGANADVIYHGGPILTMVKDGDRAEALAVQNGKILAVGTMTEIMTSKGSDTKVIDLGGKTLMPGFFDPHSHLVMQSAKFSTANLDPKPIGEAGSIADIQHILKERIEEKKKKPGEWVIGWGYDDTGIEEQRHPNRDDLDAVSTEHPILLMHISGHLMTGNSRMIEELGLTADSKDPDGGVIQRRPGSREPNGVLEENAMYLVLAKLPMPTPEQAMEMIEEGLQFYAEAGITTAQDCATFKGTWQLLAAMEQKGQLPIDVITWPMYKGIDDESFDYIVKNRNSRGRLRLGGVKLTVDGSIQGYTAFLSKPYHVQPDNAHPIPDKCDSEQAERIFISPENETYNPDLPLSADEGHRGYASMTQDQIDKWVKRCDENGIQLQVHTNGDGATDMLIKAVEKVRADKPRPDLRTTIIHAQTMREDQLDFSAKHGLTPSFFPIHVYFWGDRHRDLFIGPERAAMMNPSRSALDRNLKVTLHHDAPIAGIEMLKVAWAAVNRVTTSGKLLGPEERITPFEALRAITADAAWQNFEEDRKGTLEKGKLADLVVLSDDPLGVDPIAIKNIRVVQTIKEGETVYLAKT from the coding sequence ATGTCAAAGAGCAAAAGAAGCAAGAATGATTGTGATCATCCAATTGGTTGTGGATGTGCCCCGACCCTGTTTGTAAACATGATGGAGGATGCCGGAAGGGAACTGTCCCGTAGACAGTTTATCAGGGGTGTGGGTGTAGCAGGCGGTATGCTCGCCTTCGGCAGCCTTTTGCCTTCATGTTCGGACTCCAAACCCCTGAAGGAAGGTGCGAATGCGGATGTTATCTATCACGGTGGGCCTATCCTCACCATGGTCAAAGACGGGGACCGGGCTGAAGCACTGGCCGTGCAGAACGGCAAGATCCTGGCTGTTGGAACCATGACAGAAATTATGACATCCAAAGGATCTGACACAAAGGTTATTGACCTTGGGGGTAAAACCCTTATGCCTGGATTTTTTGACCCCCATTCCCATCTTGTTATGCAGTCTGCGAAATTTTCCACTGCCAACCTAGACCCTAAACCCATTGGTGAGGCAGGCTCCATAGCGGATATTCAGCATATCCTTAAAGAAAGAATAGAAGAAAAAAAGAAAAAGCCTGGTGAATGGGTCATCGGGTGGGGTTATGATGATACAGGTATAGAAGAACAGCGGCACCCAAACCGGGATGACCTGGATGCAGTCTCAACAGAGCACCCCATACTGCTGATGCACATCTCCGGCCACCTGATGACAGGAAACAGCAGGATGATTGAAGAGCTGGGTCTTACAGCTGATTCCAAAGACCCTGATGGAGGGGTTATCCAGCGCAGGCCCGGCAGTAGAGAACCAAACGGGGTTCTTGAAGAAAACGCCATGTACCTGGTTTTAGCAAAACTGCCAATGCCCACTCCTGAACAGGCCATGGAAATGATTGAAGAGGGACTTCAATTTTACGCAGAGGCAGGAATCACAACTGCCCAGGATTGTGCCACCTTTAAGGGAACATGGCAGCTCCTTGCAGCTATGGAGCAAAAGGGTCAATTGCCCATAGATGTTATTACCTGGCCCATGTACAAGGGTATTGATGATGAATCCTTTGACTATATTGTTAAAAATCGCAATTCCAGGGGACGGTTGCGGCTTGGCGGGGTCAAGCTGACGGTTGACGGTTCTATTCAGGGATATACCGCGTTTCTTTCTAAGCCTTACCATGTTCAGCCTGACAATGCTCATCCTATCCCGGACAAGTGTGACAGCGAGCAGGCAGAACGCATCTTCATCAGCCCCGAAAACGAAACATATAATCCTGATCTCCCGTTATCAGCAGATGAAGGTCATCGCGGCTATGCCAGTATGACCCAGGATCAGATTGATAAATGGGTCAAGCGCTGTGATGAAAATGGAATACAGCTTCAAGTGCACACCAATGGTGATGGTGCTACGGATATGCTGATAAAGGCGGTGGAAAAGGTACGGGCAGATAAACCCCGGCCTGATCTGCGGACAACCATCATTCATGCACAGACAATGCGAGAGGATCAGCTCGACTTTTCAGCAAAGCACGGACTTACTCCCTCCTTTTTCCCCATCCATGTCTATTTCTGGGGAGACCGGCATCGGGACCTGTTTATCGGACCTGAACGGGCAGCAATGATGAACCCTTCCCGTTCGGCCCTGGACAGGAATCTTAAAGTCACATTGCACCACGATGCCCCTATCGCCGGCATAGAGATGCTCAAGGTTGCCTGGGCAGCCGTGAACAGGGTAACAACCAGCGGTAAACTGCTTGGCCCGGAGGAGCGTATAACACCATTCGAGGCATTGCGTGCTATAACCGCTGATGCTGCGTGGCAGAATTTTGAGGAAGACCGCAAAGGTACTCTTGAAAAGGGCAAGCTGGCGGATTTGGTGGTTCTGTCCGATGATCCATTGGGAGTAGATCCGATAGCGATCAAGAACATTCGCGTTGTGCAAACCATCAAAGAGGGTGAAACCGTTTATCTGGCAAAGACCTGA
- a CDS encoding phosphate ABC transporter substrate-binding protein has protein sequence MKKLFTIFAIVSFMMCASAAMAGNLVIKGSTTVLPISQLAVEAYMKAHPDVNISLSGGGSSNGIKAIIDGSTDIANASRFIKDKEVALANEKGVYPVPFAVAYDSIIPVVHPSNNLTGITTDQLKDIYMGKITNFKEIGGPDLKIVVCSRDTSSGTYETWEGKVMKKERVTPGAQVMASNGAVVQAISNNKHAIGYVGIGYLNDSIKPLTVNGVTGSKETTLNGTFPISRPLFMFTNGWPKGDTLNFVNYMLHPDKGQKHVEKSGYVPLY, from the coding sequence ATGAAGAAGCTGTTTACCATTTTTGCAATTGTCTCTTTTATGATGTGCGCGTCTGCCGCCATGGCGGGCAACCTGGTCATCAAAGGCTCCACCACCGTACTGCCCATCTCCCAGTTGGCTGTCGAAGCCTACATGAAAGCCCACCCGGATGTGAACATCTCCCTTTCCGGCGGCGGTTCCAGCAACGGCATCAAGGCCATCATCGACGGTTCCACGGACATCGCCAACGCGTCCCGTTTTATCAAGGACAAGGAGGTCGCCCTGGCCAACGAAAAAGGGGTTTATCCGGTTCCCTTCGCCGTCGCCTACGACTCCATCATTCCGGTGGTTCATCCCAGCAACAACCTTACCGGGATCACCACGGACCAGCTGAAAGACATCTATATGGGCAAGATCACCAATTTTAAAGAGATCGGCGGACCGGACCTGAAGATCGTCGTCTGCAGCCGCGACACCTCCTCCGGTACCTATGAAACCTGGGAAGGTAAAGTCATGAAAAAAGAGCGCGTGACCCCCGGCGCCCAGGTCATGGCTTCCAACGGTGCCGTTGTCCAGGCAATTTCCAACAACAAGCACGCCATCGGCTACGTCGGAATCGGATACCTGAACGACTCGATCAAACCCCTGACGGTCAACGGCGTGACGGGCAGCAAGGAAACCACCCTGAACGGTACGTTCCCCATCAGCCGCCCCCTGTTCATGTTCACCAACGGCTGGCCCAAAGGCGATACGCTCAACTTCGTCAACTACATGCTCCATCCGGACAAGGGACAGAAACACGTGGAAAAAAGCGGATACGTACCACTGTACTAA
- a CDS encoding transposase: MKKTSIYSDRSQELLALFENAGNASKLMCVPIDYAKKDHLVMFCNGNGEVLRKPFSVKNSPDGVKYLLDQVNRSCRNRHIQSDHVFFGGEDVNSYAENFANTIRAKGWLVANVNAHDAKKQRENLQASTDRLDLMGIATMLLNRRANCCPAQTGVYRNLRTLVRHRKKLVKMKTEVRNRIHTIVDRLFPGFLNERKSGVLPFSNSSLYLMQERFSAPQIRRRQRGALIRNLEKRGTKKAEAVAAKLQEYASQVLTTPDEYTTTLQISLTSHVNHYRCLFEGAQQLANEMAQLLAKTQGAFITSIKGIGIVLAAGVTGEIGDPLAQRSTDQLASYAGIVPKVKQTGGKQGPSKTGHVSKRSNHILKDFVVQSAFHIGRYGPKDLQDDFSRREADGQHADFGIARRFVRITMCMMRTSQVYLPPEMRSTQIKPDRRADYYLAMWPYVRDKWSKANALKVAFAKDQPLGQWRYIVQEIYGIKLKI, from the coding sequence ATGAAAAAGACAAGCATCTATTCGGATCGAAGTCAAGAACTGCTGGCGCTATTCGAAAATGCAGGCAATGCATCAAAGCTGATGTGTGTGCCCATCGATTACGCCAAAAAGGATCATCTGGTTATGTTCTGTAATGGAAACGGCGAGGTCCTCCGCAAACCTTTTTCGGTTAAGAATTCCCCTGACGGCGTGAAGTACCTTCTCGACCAGGTAAACCGTTCTTGCCGTAATCGCCATATTCAGTCTGACCATGTCTTTTTCGGTGGCGAAGATGTCAACTCGTATGCTGAGAATTTCGCCAACACAATTCGGGCAAAAGGGTGGCTGGTTGCCAACGTGAATGCCCATGATGCAAAGAAGCAGCGTGAGAATTTACAGGCCAGCACGGATCGGCTGGACCTGATGGGCATTGCCACCATGCTGCTCAACCGCCGGGCCAATTGTTGCCCGGCACAGACTGGCGTGTATCGCAATCTACGAACCCTAGTTCGCCACCGAAAGAAGCTGGTCAAGATGAAAACCGAAGTCCGTAACAGGATCCATACGATTGTCGACCGACTCTTTCCCGGTTTTCTGAATGAAAGAAAAAGTGGGGTCCTTCCTTTTTCAAACAGCTCGCTATACCTGATGCAGGAGCGTTTCAGCGCACCGCAGATCCGTCGCCGCCAACGGGGGGCATTGATCCGAAACTTGGAAAAGCGGGGAACAAAAAAAGCTGAAGCGGTAGCAGCCAAACTTCAGGAATACGCATCTCAGGTACTTACCACGCCAGACGAATATACCACCACACTTCAAATCTCCTTGACCAGCCACGTAAATCATTACCGCTGTCTGTTTGAGGGAGCTCAGCAACTGGCGAATGAAATGGCCCAACTGTTGGCCAAGACCCAGGGTGCCTTTATAACCAGTATCAAAGGTATCGGCATTGTTCTGGCTGCTGGTGTTACCGGCGAGATCGGCGATCCTTTGGCACAACGATCAACGGATCAACTGGCATCATATGCCGGCATCGTACCCAAAGTGAAACAAACTGGTGGCAAGCAGGGGCCTTCGAAAACGGGCCATGTCAGTAAACGAAGCAACCATATTCTGAAAGACTTCGTCGTGCAGTCCGCATTCCATATTGGTCGTTATGGCCCCAAAGATTTGCAGGACGACTTCAGTCGCCGTGAAGCTGACGGCCAGCATGCTGACTTCGGGATAGCCCGTCGCTTTGTACGTATCACCATGTGCATGATGCGGACATCCCAAGTTTACTTACCGCCTGAAATGAGAAGTACTCAAATCAAACCTGATCGGCGTGCTGATTATTACCTGGCAATGTGGCCCTACGTGCGGGACAAATGGAGCAAGGCCAACGCACTCAAGGTGGCCTTTGCCAAGGACCAACCGTTGGGGCAATGGCGATATATCGTTCAGGAGATCTATGGGATAAAGTTAAAAATCTAA
- the phoU gene encoding phosphate signaling complex protein PhoU: MKHFQRELDKVKKMILSLGALVEQRVNQIRQAIEDRDVELAKKIMHLDHEIDDMEVEIEEECLKIIALHQPVAADLRFLVAVIKINNDLERIGDQVVNIAQRVVRIAKRPVAPFNFDYSEMAAKAEAMLRMSLDSLVNQDLDAAIKVLHLDDEVDKFKDEAYDRIKQAMADGITDDIGYMINLLLISRHIERLADHATNIAEEVAYMIEGEIVRHGRLE, from the coding sequence GTGAAACACTTTCAACGAGAACTGGACAAAGTAAAGAAAATGATTCTCTCGCTGGGCGCCCTGGTCGAACAGCGAGTCAACCAGATCCGGCAGGCGATAGAAGACCGGGACGTGGAACTGGCGAAAAAGATCATGCACCTCGATCACGAGATCGACGACATGGAGGTGGAGATCGAAGAGGAGTGCCTGAAAATTATCGCCCTGCACCAGCCGGTGGCGGCGGACCTGCGTTTTCTGGTGGCCGTGATCAAGATCAACAACGACCTGGAGCGCATCGGCGACCAGGTGGTCAACATTGCCCAGCGGGTGGTCCGCATCGCCAAACGCCCCGTGGCTCCGTTCAACTTCGACTACTCGGAAATGGCTGCCAAGGCCGAGGCCATGCTGCGCATGAGCCTGGACAGCCTGGTCAATCAGGACCTGGATGCGGCCATCAAGGTGCTTCACCTGGATGACGAGGTAGACAAATTCAAGGATGAGGCCTATGATCGCATCAAGCAGGCCATGGCCGACGGCATTACCGACGATATCGGTTACATGATCAATCTGCTGCTGATCTCCCGGCATATCGAGCGGCTGGCCGACCACGCCACCAACATCGCCGAAGAGGTGGCCTATATGATCGAAGGGGAAATCGTCCGCCACGGCAGGCTGGAATAG
- a CDS encoding metalloregulator ArsR/SmtB family transcription factor, producing the protein MSLIRQLKALADENRLKIIQMFINGDLCVGALARHLGISKPAVSQHLRVLREAGLVKGEKRGYWTHYRVEPEAMSRIAEQLQAMTSDGRSNQTICWRISDSPPESTS; encoded by the coding sequence ATGTCACTCATCCGGCAATTAAAAGCCCTGGCGGATGAAAACCGCCTGAAAATCATCCAGATGTTCATAAACGGTGATTTGTGCGTCGGGGCTTTGGCTCGGCACCTCGGCATATCCAAACCGGCCGTTTCGCAGCATCTGCGGGTATTGCGGGAAGCGGGACTGGTAAAAGGAGAAAAACGCGGATACTGGACCCATTACAGGGTCGAACCCGAAGCGATGAGCCGCATCGCAGAGCAGCTCCAGGCGATGACATCGGACGGCCGATCGAACCAGACCATCTGCTGGCGGATATCCGATTCGCCGCCAGAAAGCACCAGTTGA
- the pstC gene encoding phosphate ABC transporter permease subunit PstC, translated as MANRRQNTEKSMQAMFFIIATASISILFLIMLFLFKEGLPIFKTVSVTDFIFGKYWYPTSDPADFGIFPLIVASLLVTGVSGMISIPLGVMTAVYLSEIAAPKVGEIVKPIVELLAALPSVVIGFFGMVLVAPFLQRVFGIPTGLNLFNASLMLAFMSIPTICSISEDAIHSVPVALREASVALGATQLQTIVRVVVPASISGISTAVILGLSRAVGETMVVLMVAGGAAMLPQSIFDPVRPMPASIAAEMAEAPVGGEHYYALFATGIVLFLFTLLFNIVADFVAHRYRQVGEASL; from the coding sequence ATGGCCAACCGCCGACAAAACACTGAAAAGTCCATGCAGGCGATGTTTTTCATCATCGCCACGGCCTCCATTTCCATCCTTTTCCTGATCATGCTCTTCCTGTTCAAGGAGGGGCTGCCCATATTCAAAACGGTTTCGGTAACGGATTTCATCTTCGGCAAGTACTGGTACCCCACATCGGATCCGGCCGACTTCGGTATTTTCCCGTTGATCGTTGCATCGCTCCTGGTGACCGGCGTGTCCGGGATGATCTCCATACCCCTGGGCGTGATGACGGCCGTCTACCTCTCCGAGATCGCCGCTCCCAAGGTGGGTGAAATCGTCAAGCCGATCGTGGAACTGCTGGCGGCGCTGCCCTCGGTGGTCATCGGCTTTTTCGGAATGGTGCTGGTCGCCCCGTTCCTCCAGCGGGTTTTCGGCATCCCCACGGGGCTGAACCTGTTCAATGCCTCCCTGATGCTGGCGTTCATGTCGATTCCCACGATCTGCAGTATTTCCGAAGACGCCATTCACAGCGTGCCCGTGGCCTTGAGAGAGGCCTCCGTGGCCCTAGGCGCCACCCAACTGCAGACCATCGTGCGAGTGGTGGTGCCGGCCTCCATTTCCGGCATCAGTACGGCGGTGATCCTGGGGTTGTCGCGGGCCGTCGGTGAAACCATGGTGGTGTTGATGGTGGCCGGCGGCGCGGCCATGCTGCCGCAGTCGATTTTTGATCCGGTGCGGCCCATGCCGGCCAGCATCGCGGCCGAGATGGCTGAAGCGCCGGTGGGCGGCGAGCACTATTACGCCCTGTTCGCCACCGGCATCGTGCTGTTTCTTTTTACGCTGCTGTTCAATATCGTTGCCGACTTCGTCGCCCACCGCTACCGGCAGGTGGGGGAGGCGTCCTTGTAA
- the pstB gene encoding phosphate ABC transporter ATP-binding protein PstB, with amino-acid sequence MSSKNLDFYYGDFKALQDINMYFKPQEVTALIGPSGCGKSTFLRCLNRMNDLIPISRVDGEITLDGDDIYAPDVDVVMLRRKVGMVFQKPNPFPKSIFDNVAYGLWVNGIKDKTFVQERVEESLKQAAIWDEVKDRLQDTALGLSGGQQQRLCIARALAVKPEVVLMDEPASALDPIATQKIEELIHQLKETYTIIIVTHNMQQAARVSDVTAFFYIGKLIEVGDTDTIFTRPKKKQTEDYITGRFG; translated from the coding sequence ATGTCGTCCAAGAACCTCGATTTTTACTACGGGGATTTCAAGGCGCTGCAAGATATAAACATGTACTTCAAGCCCCAGGAGGTGACGGCCCTGATCGGCCCCTCCGGCTGTGGTAAAAGTACCTTTTTGCGGTGTCTGAACCGCATGAACGACCTGATCCCCATCAGCCGTGTGGACGGTGAAATCACTCTGGACGGCGATGACATCTATGCGCCCGACGTGGATGTGGTCATGCTGCGCCGCAAGGTTGGCATGGTATTTCAGAAGCCCAACCCGTTTCCCAAATCGATTTTCGACAATGTGGCCTACGGGCTGTGGGTCAACGGCATCAAGGACAAGACCTTTGTCCAGGAACGGGTCGAAGAGAGTCTGAAACAGGCGGCCATCTGGGACGAAGTCAAAGACCGCCTGCAGGATACGGCCCTGGGGCTTTCCGGCGGCCAGCAGCAGCGCCTGTGCATCGCCCGCGCCCTGGCCGTCAAGCCGGAAGTGGTGCTCATGGACGAGCCGGCTTCGGCCCTGGACCCTATCGCCACCCAGAAGATCGAAGAGTTGATTCACCAACTCAAGGAAACCTACACGATTATTATCGTGACCCACAACATGCAGCAGGCCGCGCGGGTGTCGGACGTCACGGCGTTTTTTTACATCGGCAAGCTGATCGAGGTCGGCGATACGGACACGATTTTCACCCGGCCGAAGAAAAAGCAGACCGAGGACTACATTACCGGTCGCTTCGGCTAA
- a CDS encoding type II toxin-antitoxin system PemK/MazF family toxin, with amino-acid sequence MVNRSIRRFDIWLVQLDPTKGFEIKKKRPCIVISPDEMSPLKTAIVAPMTSRGFKFPTRIPCTFQGKKGLILLDQIRAVDKSRLVKKLGVISKATQIKVCDCLQELFAC; translated from the coding sequence ATGGTGAATCGATCAATCCGCAGATTCGACATATGGTTGGTACAGCTGGATCCGACAAAAGGTTTCGAAATAAAAAAGAAAAGGCCTTGTATCGTTATTTCACCTGATGAAATGTCCCCATTAAAAACAGCTATTGTCGCTCCCATGACTTCAAGAGGCTTCAAGTTTCCAACAAGAATTCCGTGTACATTCCAGGGGAAAAAAGGATTGATATTGTTGGATCAGATAAGAGCCGTCGATAAATCAAGACTAGTAAAAAAGTTGGGCGTGATTTCAAAAGCCACTCAAATCAAAGTTTGTGATTGCTTACAAGAACTTTTTGCCTGCTGA
- a CDS encoding type II toxin-antitoxin system RelE/ParE family toxin — protein MKIVWSPLALERASEIVDYISQDKPLAADHWIHTMFSKVDPLRTNPEIGRIVPEINERQFRELIYGNYRIIYHIGMKQISILTIRHGKQILPIDEIKT, from the coding sequence ATGAAAATAGTGTGGTCTCCCCTTGCTCTTGAAAGGGCTTCAGAAATAGTTGATTACATTTCGCAGGATAAACCTTTAGCAGCAGACCATTGGATTCATACAATGTTTTCAAAGGTTGACCCGCTTCGAACGAATCCGGAAATTGGACGGATTGTCCCTGAAATTAATGAACGTCAGTTTAGGGAGTTAATTTACGGAAATTATCGAATCATCTATCACATCGGGATGAAACAAATTTCTATACTTACTATTCGACATGGAAAACAGATATTGCCAATAGATGAAATCAAGACCTAA